From Candidatus Poribacteria bacterium, a single genomic window includes:
- a CDS encoding N-6 DNA methylase: protein MPKLNLKPSHKSIRDYYATLQQYQQHDIRHEGAVSSPFETLLHTCAKQINATLVPQYPMRAPKGNRIVIDGAIIDEYGLPLAYWEAKDIDDDLTKAVQQKQNAGYPLDNILFQTPQRAILYQNGQIALDVDITDPASLIAALQYLFAYVPPALDNWHTAVSDFREHVPDLASKLKELIKQRHETDPAFKKAFSDFYETCRTSINPELSQDAVEEMLIQHILTERIFRTVFNNSAFTRRSIIAREIENVVDELIRQAFSGEEFLKPLDRFYIAIEQAAMLCRDFTQKQHFLNTFYEKFFQGFSEDVADTHGIVYTPQPIVDFMVNSVAHILETEFGRSLSDTGVHIIDPFVGTGNFIVRLMQDIQGTALEEKYRHELHCNEVMLLPYYIASLNIEQEFFQRTGTYLPFEGIALADTFELLEQQQGELFTRENTERVKKQKAADMFVVIGNPPYNMGQVNENDNNKNRKYEIMDKRVAETYVQDSTATLRNKLYDPYVKAIRWASDRIGDEGIVAFVTNNGFLDGVAFDGMRKHLSEDFDAIYILDLGGNARKGLKVSDANVFGIRVGVSINLFVKTNQKSSEKPCIFYHRTDELWNRQQKFDFLNACRHIGGIEWKSTQPDSRHTWLTEGLDPEFETFIPIGNKESKNTKDGSGKTIFNLYSYGVVTSRDNLAYSFDLALLQERVQTFIEIYNTTVDRKRRHNLKTPIENFIDTNDPRIKWSRQVKASLKKLELSTYNDTHFRTALYRPFCQKYLYFDNFWNEERYQQHRIFPIPEAEAENRIIQIKVGQEWPMFALMANKIPDALPQGGSQCFPFYTYNEDGTNRQENITDWALTEFRTHYNDDTITKWDIFHYNYALLHHPIYREKYQMNLKRDLPHIPFTHNFWGFANAGAALADLHINYESVPKYDGLKYIETPGMRVDWRVEKMRLSKDKTQLKYNNFLTLDSIPAEIYDYRLGTRSALEWVVDQYRVKVDKRSGIVNDPNRETEPQYIIDLITRVITVSLKTVEIVKNLPVL from the coding sequence ATACCCAAACTCAACCTCAAACCCAGTCACAAATCAATTCGCGACTACTATGCCACACTGCAGCAGTACCAACAACACGACATCAGACACGAAGGCGCAGTCAGCTCACCCTTTGAAACACTCCTACACACCTGTGCAAAGCAGATAAACGCCACACTCGTTCCCCAATACCCGATGCGCGCCCCAAAAGGAAATCGTATCGTCATTGATGGCGCAATCATTGACGAATACGGACTCCCACTCGCCTACTGGGAAGCAAAAGATATAGACGACGACCTCACTAAAGCTGTACAGCAAAAACAGAACGCAGGCTATCCGCTCGACAACATCCTCTTCCAAACGCCACAGCGCGCCATCCTCTACCAAAATGGGCAAATAGCGCTGGACGTAGACATCACTGACCCCGCAAGCCTAATTGCCGCACTCCAATACTTGTTCGCTTACGTCCCGCCCGCATTGGACAACTGGCACACCGCCGTCTCCGATTTCAGAGAACATGTCCCAGACCTCGCAAGCAAACTGAAAGAACTCATCAAGCAACGCCACGAAACCGATCCAGCCTTTAAGAAAGCGTTCTCCGATTTTTACGAGACCTGTCGCACCTCCATCAACCCAGAACTTTCACAGGATGCCGTTGAGGAGATGTTAATCCAACACATCCTCACCGAACGCATTTTCAGGACCGTCTTTAACAACTCCGCTTTTACCCGCAGAAGCATTATCGCCCGCGAGATTGAAAACGTCGTTGACGAACTCATCCGGCAAGCGTTCAGTGGCGAGGAATTCCTCAAACCGTTAGATCGATTCTATATCGCCATTGAGCAAGCTGCAATGCTCTGCAGAGACTTCACCCAAAAACAGCACTTCCTCAACACGTTCTACGAGAAATTCTTTCAAGGGTTCTCCGAAGATGTAGCAGACACACACGGCATCGTCTATACGCCACAACCGATTGTTGATTTCATGGTGAACAGCGTTGCACATATCCTTGAAACCGAGTTCGGTCGGTCATTGTCGGATACCGGCGTGCATATCATCGACCCGTTCGTCGGCACCGGCAACTTCATCGTCCGGCTCATGCAGGACATCCAAGGCACGGCGTTAGAGGAAAAATACCGCCACGAGTTGCACTGTAACGAGGTGATGCTCCTACCCTACTACATCGCCAGCCTGAACATTGAACAGGAGTTCTTTCAACGCACGGGAACGTATCTGCCATTTGAAGGCATCGCACTTGCAGATACATTTGAGTTGCTTGAGCAGCAGCAAGGTGAACTTTTTACGCGTGAGAACACGGAACGCGTGAAAAAACAAAAAGCAGCGGATATGTTTGTCGTCATTGGGAATCCACCTTATAACATGGGACAGGTAAATGAGAACGACAATAACAAAAATCGGAAGTATGAAATAATGGACAAACGGGTTGCGGAGACGTATGTCCAAGACTCCACAGCGACGCTCCGAAATAAACTCTACGATCCGTATGTCAAGGCGATTCGATGGGCATCAGATCGAATTGGAGATGAAGGGATTGTGGCATTTGTAACAAACAACGGTTTTCTCGACGGTGTTGCCTTTGATGGGATGCGGAAACATCTATCAGAGGATTTTGACGCGATTTATATTCTGGATTTAGGTGGGAATGCTCGGAAAGGGTTGAAGGTCTCGGATGCCAATGTATTCGGAATTCGGGTCGGTGTGAGTATCAATTTGTTTGTTAAGACAAACCAGAAGTCATCAGAAAAGCCTTGTATTTTTTACCATCGCACCGATGAGTTGTGGAACAGGCAACAGAAATTTGATTTTCTGAATGCATGCCGACATATAGGGGGTATTGAGTGGAAATCCACTCAACCGGATAGCCGACATACGTGGCTGACTGAAGGCCTTGATCCTGAGTTTGAAACCTTCATTCCGATAGGAAATAAGGAATCGAAAAACACAAAGGATGGAAGTGGAAAAACGATCTTTAATCTCTATTCTTATGGGGTCGTCACCAGCAGAGATAATTTGGCATATTCCTTTGATCTCGCGCTACTACAAGAACGAGTTCAAACATTTATTGAAATATACAATACCACAGTTGACCGAAAGCGCAGACACAACCTAAAAACCCCAATTGAAAATTTCATTGATACAAACGACCCGCGGATCAAGTGGAGTCGTCAGGTTAAGGCATCACTGAAAAAATTGGAGTTAAGTACCTACAACGATACCCACTTCCGCACGGCGTTATATCGTCCCTTCTGTCAAAAGTATCTCTACTTCGATAATTTTTGGAATGAGGAGCGTTATCAACAACATCGAATTTTTCCCATACCAGAGGCTGAAGCAGAGAATCGGATCATACAGATAAAGGTTGGACAAGAATGGCCAATGTTTGCGTTGATGGCAAACAAAATTCCTGATGCTCTGCCACAAGGTGGTTCTCAATGCTTTCCTTTCTATACCTACAACGAAGACGGCACAAACCGACAAGAAAACATCACCGATTGGGCGTTGACAGAATTCCGAACTCACTACAATGACGATACCATCACCAAGTGGGACATCTTCCATTATAATTATGCCCTCTTGCATCACCCAATCTATCGCGAAAAATACCAGATGAACCTCAAGCGCGACCTCCCGCATATCCCGTTCACCCATAACTTCTGGGGATTCGCCAATGCCGGTGCAGCGTTAGCAGACCTCCACATCAACTACGAATCCGTTCCGAAATATGATGGATTAAAATATATTGAAACGCCGGGGATGAGGGTAGATTGGCGTGTTGAGAAGATGAGACTCTCCAAAGACAAGACACAGTTGAAATACAACAACTTCCTGACGTTGGACAGCATCCCAGCAGAGATCTATGATTACAGACTCGGCACGCGTTCAGCATTAGAGTGGGTGGTAGATCAGTACCGCGTCAAGGTAGACAAACGAAGCGGTATCGTCAACGATCCAAACCGTGAGACAGAACCGCAGTATATCATAGACCTCATCACTCGCGTTATCACCGTCAGCCTAAAGACAGTAGAGATAGTCAAAAACTTGCCTGTCTTGTAG
- a CDS encoding BrnT family toxin, with protein MGLEFQWDNRKAKENLKRHKVSFEEAKTVFSDFLSLTIPDPLHSKKEERLIIIGYSEKQRLLVVVHTEKGDVIRIISARQATPYERKTYESDHT; from the coding sequence GTGGGATTGGAATTTCAATGGGATAACCGTAAAGCCAAAGAAAACCTGAAAAGACACAAGGTCTCTTTTGAAGAGGCAAAAACCGTTTTTTCGGATTTCCTCTCTCTAACTATTCCCGATCCACTGCACTCAAAAAAGGAAGAAAGGTTAATAATTATCGGATATTCTGAAAAACAGAGACTTTTAGTCGTTGTTCACACAGAGAAAGGCGATGTCATTCGCATCATTTCTGCTCGACAAGCAACACCTTATGAAAGAAAAACCTATGAGTCAGACCACACCTAA
- the truA gene encoding tRNA pseudouridine(38-40) synthase TruA translates to MRNIKLVLEYDGTNYHGWQTQPNLPTIQDTIEDALARLTKTSIQIIGAGRTDTGVHAEGQVANFQTDAQMPVIAFQKGLNAMLPRDIVVCSATEVSPEFHARFSATSRRYRYTILNREYPTALSRQTSYFFPTTIDVPRANILCQVLVGKHDFSSFQKTGSDRINPVCEIYEVSCWKKEPYVYFEIEADAFLRGMVRAIVGTLLKCMKEDDAETELRRILEAKDRAAAGTSVPAHGLSLIEVKYNTKTILVAWFPVRLCIFCSTNF, encoded by the coding sequence ATGCGAAACATTAAACTCGTGCTTGAATACGACGGAACGAACTACCATGGATGGCAGACCCAACCGAACTTGCCAACAATCCAAGACACAATTGAGGATGCTTTGGCACGGTTAACCAAAACCTCGATACAAATCATCGGAGCAGGGAGAACAGATACCGGGGTCCATGCCGAGGGTCAGGTTGCCAATTTCCAGACGGACGCACAGATGCCCGTTATCGCATTTCAGAAAGGTCTCAACGCTATGTTACCACGGGATATCGTCGTCTGTTCCGCAACAGAGGTGTCTCCAGAGTTCCATGCCCGTTTCAGCGCAACAAGCCGTCGATACCGGTACACAATTCTGAATCGGGAATACCCGACCGCACTTTCGCGACAGACGAGTTACTTCTTTCCGACCACAATTGACGTGCCAAGAGCAAACATCCTCTGCCAAGTGCTGGTCGGCAAACACGATTTCTCGTCCTTCCAAAAGACAGGAAGTGATCGGATAAATCCCGTCTGTGAAATTTACGAGGTATCCTGTTGGAAGAAAGAGCCTTATGTCTATTTTGAAATCGAAGCCGATGCGTTTCTGCGAGGAATGGTCCGCGCCATCGTCGGCACTCTCCTGAAATGTATGAAGGAAGACGATGCTGAAACGGAGCTACGCCGCATTTTAGAAGCCAAAGATAGAGCCGCGGCAGGAACATCAGTCCCTGCCCATGGGTTGTCACTCATTGAAGTTAAATATAACACTAAAACTATTCTTGTAGCATGGTTTCCTGTTAGGCTGTGCATCTTCTGTAGCACAAACTTTTAG